Proteins found in one Salvelinus alpinus chromosome 11, SLU_Salpinus.1, whole genome shotgun sequence genomic segment:
- the LOC139534480 gene encoding uncharacterized protein, translating into MVTELGGTVTLTCFCPHESVIRFNWFKQIFGQKPLYMTSSLYVGQDSYYSNNFIKDFTETKRLGVRRGHDSCNLTISKTEPGDSATYYCSTTEIYELTFGEGTVLIVKDSESNSMSLLQQPVPELGQPGGSVTLNCTIHTETCVGEHSVYWFRHGSGESRPGIIYTHGNWSDQCEKSSEAGSITQSCVYNLPKRNLSLSDAGTYYCAVASCGEILFGNGTKLDIEDHRTDPLLLVSCLGVVLGVTFTLIIVLVCIMYKMNNTTCVQCRGLVSQTRGPAVTRSDAGDPDGDSLHYVALNLSNKKNRSRRQRGHMETVVYAGIRQ; encoded by the exons ATGGTTACTGAGCTGGGAGGCACTGTGACTCTCACTTGCTTTTGTCCACATGAGTCAGTGATCAGATTTAATTGGTTCAAGCAGATATTTGGACAGAAACCTCTCTACATGACGTCATCTCTTTATGTTGGCCAAGATAGTTATTACTCCAACAACTTTATCAAGGACTTTACTGAGACCAAACGTTTGGGTGTGAGGAGAGGACACGACAGCTGTAACTTGACCATATCAAAGACAGAGCCAGGGGACTCAGCTACATACTATTGTTCAACTACAGAAATCTATGAGCTCACATTTGGAGAGGGAACTGTTTTAATTGTCAAAG aCTCAGAGTCCAACAGCATGTCTTTGCTCCAGCAGCCTGTGCCTGAATTAGGTCAGCCAGGAGGCTCTGTGACTCTGAACTGTACAATACACACTGAAACCTGTGTAGGAGAACACAGTGTCTATTGGTTCAGACATGGCTCAGGAGAATCCCGTCCAGGAATCATTTACACCCATGGAAACTGGAGTGATCAGTGTGAGAAGAGCTCTGAGGCTGGGTCTATTACACAGAGCTGTGTCTACAACCTCCCCAAGAGGAACCTCAGCCTCTCTGATGCTGGGACTTACTACTGTGCTGTGGCCTCATGTGGGGAGATACTCTTTGGGAACGGGACCAAGCTGGACATTGAGG ACCATAGAACAGATCCTCTTCTCTTGGTGTCCTGCCTGGGTGTAGTATTGGGTGTCACGTTCACCTTGATCATTGTCCTGGTTTGCATCATGTACAAGATGAACAACACAACATGTGTGCAGTGCAGAG GACTCGTCTCACAGACCAGAGGTCCTGCAGTTACCCGGTCAGACGCAGGG GACCCAGATGGAGACAGTCTCCATTACGTAGCTCTGAATCTGAGCAACAAGAAGAACAGGTCTAGAAGACAGAGAGGTCACATGGAGACAGTGGTGTACGCTGGGATCAGACAGTAA